Genomic segment of Cytobacillus suaedae:
TTCATTTCAACAATATCATTCATCGCATAATCTTTATCTACCATATATCATCACCTTCTTACCCTTTACCTCAATATTAATCTCAAAATGGAGTAAGTCTATTTTCAAAGTGTTCTTTTCACTATGAAATGGAGATGTCAATTCTAGCCGTTTTGCTTCTCTGTATTTCCTTCATCTCTAGTATACATGACCATGCGTGGATATGGAATTTCAATACCATGCTCATCTAACCTAAGTTTAATTTCCTTACGTAAGATTCTTGAAATATAAAAATGGCGCATCGGTAATACCTCCGATACAATACGTAAAACCACTTCAGAAGCACCAAGCATCTGAACACCTAATAACTCAGGTGTTTTTATCATATCTTCATATTTATCAGGTAACTCTTGTAATAGTTCTTCAAGGATTTTTTCAGTCTTAGGAATATCTCCCTCATAGGAAACGCTGATATCTACTACAGCAATGCTATTATTAATAGAAAAATTGGTTACCTCTACAATACTTCCATTAGGTAATATATGAATTTCTCCAGTAAAGGACTTAAGCTTAGTTGTTCGTAACCCTATTTCCTCAACCGTGCCTTCAAAGGTTCCTGTCCTAATAAAATCACCAACTGAAAATTGATCTTCAAAAATGATAAAAAAACCGGTTATGATGTCTCTCACTAGATTTTGTGCTCCGAAACCAATAGCTAGGCCAACAATTCCAGCACCAGCTAATAATGCACGTATCTCAATGTTTAGAGATTCTAGAATCATAATGATAACAACAAAATAGACTACATACCGAAGCACATTTTCTAACAGTTTAATTAGTGTTGCGGTTCGCCTTTCAGATACTCTTAGTGGGCTACTGTTTCTAACTCTAAAAATATTCTGTATAGCTAATCGTCCTATTCGAATAACAATTCCTGCAACGAGGAGGATAAGGATTATTTTTATAAATCCCATTCCTAAATTTATCCACATGTCTTCATTCATTAATTGAGTCATTACTTTATCATAAAGTTTGTTTAGCCAATTCAATAAAAATCTTCCTCACATTAAAAATATTTTATCAGGTATTCTATCTTATTTATAGCGGTTTGTAATAGGATACAATAAAATAGCACCTAATAGGTATAAATTTGCAATCCCATAAAGCGGATAGAGTATAGATACAAGCTTTGCGAACCCAAATTTTGTAAAAGGAATCATTGCTACAAGAATAATAGCAGCAATTAGCCATAAAGGTAAATGAATCTTTTCTCTGAATCTAGAAGAAAGTCCAAATAGTCCAGAAGCGGCTGTTGTGTAAATTGCCGCCCACAGAATAAAGGACATAAACATAATAATTATATAAGGATAGTTTTCAATAATTGCAAACAATGGAATTTCATACAATACAATTTTATTTGCTATCTGAATTAATGACTCATTATAAATAATTGAGATTGTGCCTAATACTAAACCACTTCCGACACTAGCTATCAATGCTTCTCCGTTACTTTTCACTTCTTTTCCTATTGCAGATATTACAGCCACTAACGGCAAGATATTTAAAGCTGAAAATGTAAATGCCGTGGGCCAATTATTCTGTTCTTTAATATTAAAGGTGAAAGATTGCCCATTCGTATATAAAAAAGAAATTAAAATACCTACTAAGCCTACAACCAATAAGGGTATTAGAAAAGCATTCATTGAAATCATACCTTTTATATCCCAAATAAACAACAGTACTAAAAGGATTGAAAATAAGAGAATTCCGCCAAAATAAGGAATATGGAACATCTCAAGAGTTGCCCCTCCCCCTGCAAGCATAACTACAGTCGTGGAAAACAAATATATAACAATTAAAACCTCGTAAAAGTAGGAAAGTTTTCTCCCAATTAACATTCGTAAAACTGGTGAAAAGTGTTCCGATTTTTTTTCATAGCTTATTTTCATAATTATATAACATGAAATTGAAAAAACTAGAGTAAATAGTATGATGGCAAGTCCACTTTGATCACCAAAAAATTCCCAAAGCTCCCTTCCCGATGCATAGCCTGCCCCGATAATTGTACCCATAATTAAAAACATCCACTTAAAACCTGATCGCCACATGTTATCGCCTCCCTGCTCTCTTCTATATAACTAAGAAGTTTCGTGAATTATGTATAGATTTTCACTTTTGTCCGTATACTGTTAGTACTATTAACTAGGGGTGAAATCTATGAATCTAAAATCGAAACTTTTTGATCTCCAGAAAGACGACCTATCTAGAATTCCCTATGATAGAGAGGATGCACGCAAAAGTATTTCAGTGCGGCTAGCTTCACTTTTACCAGCATCCAATCGGCCAATCGTATTTATTTGTATAGGCACAGATCGTTCTACGGGAGATTCGTTGGGCCCCTTAATTGGTTCAAAACTTCATGAAAAAGGGATGTCCCTGTTTCATGTATATGGCACATTGGATGAACCTATACATGCTGTTAATTTAATAGAAAAAGTAAATATGATTCAAAACACCTTCAATAATCCATTTATTATAGGTATTGATGCATGTTTAGGTAGATTAAAAAATGTTGGTATTGTTACGATTGACGAGGGTCCGGTAAAGCCAGGTGCCGGGGTTAATAAAGAGTTAATTCCAATTGGAGATATACATATCACGGGTATTGTGAATGTCAGTGGATTCATGGAGTTTTTTGTCCTTCAGAACACAAGACTTAGCCTAGTCATGAAGATGGCAAATAGTATTGCAGATGGTATTGCCGAAACAGAAAAAAACCTACTACGAAGAAGAGAAATTATAGATTTAGCTAATCAAGATACATTAACCAATTAGCTAAGCACGTAAAAATGAAGCACAAAAAAGTCTATCCGTTTTGGTAGACTTTTAAGTGTGTTTTCATCTATTCTATAAAAATGTTTGTACAAAATGGACCATACTGCTCCAATAATAGACACAGGTTACAAGTCCTGCTGTTACTAGGATACCGGGAAGTAAATTGGCAACTCGAATTGTAGTAATTCCTAGCAGATTTAGACCTATAGCTAATATCATTAAACCACCGGTAGCAGTCATATCAGCAATAAATGCATCCATTAGGTCAGTAGGAATCCATTTTTCAATTTGTGTTGCAAATAATGCAATTGAACCTTGATATAACATGACTGGTACTGCCGAAAAAAGTACACCAATGCCTAATGTTGTAGCTAAGACTAAGCTAGTAAAGCCATCAATAATTGATTTTGTATAAAGTACACGATGATCCTGTCTTAGTCCACTATCTAATGAACCAATGATAGCCATCGCACCAATTACAAAAATAAGAGTGGCAGTAACAAAACCTTTAGCAATACTACCTTCACCTTTAGCTCCTATTTTTCGTTCAATCCAAAGTCCAAGTTTGTTTAGCTTGCCGTCTAAATCCCACCATTCACCAAGAACCGCGCCTATTACAAGACTAAATATAACAATTAAGAACTGGTTGCTCTTTAGTCCCATCTGAATGCCCAATATAATCACAGCTAGCCCTATTCCATGCATGACTGTTGTTTTCATTTTTTCCGGTATACGATGTAGCAGTTTCCCTAATAGTGTACCGAGAATGATACATAATCCATTTACAATTGTTCCAAGCAATACCATCCTACTATTCTCCTAAATCCAACAAATTATGACACATTAGAAGGATCTAACAATTCAAGAATTCGTTCTAAATCATCATTTGAAAAGAACTCAATTTCAATTTTTCCTTTTTTCTTGTTTTGTTTAATGGATACAGAAGTACCAAATCTTTCTCTTAATAAAGATTCTCGCTCTCTAATGAAGATATTTTTCTCTTTTTTTGGTTTTAATGTTTCACGTGAAACATTTTCATTAATTTCAGTTACTAAGAGTTCTAATTGACGTACATTTAACTTCTCTTTAATGACCTTTTCAACGACAGCCGGTAGCTTTTCTTTATTCTTTAATCCTAATAATGTACGGCCATGTCCCATTGATAATTGTCCATCAGATATAAGGTCTTGAATTGGGTTAGGTAGAGCCAAAAGTCGAAGGTGATTTGCAATATGAGGACGACTTTTCCCTAAACGCTGTGCTAATTGTTCTTGCGTAAGTTTTAAATGATCTATCAATGATTGATAAG
This window contains:
- a CDS encoding mechanosensitive ion channel family protein: MTQLMNEDMWINLGMGFIKIILILLVAGIVIRIGRLAIQNIFRVRNSSPLRVSERRTATLIKLLENVLRYVVYFVVIIMILESLNIEIRALLAGAGIVGLAIGFGAQNLVRDIITGFFIIFEDQFSVGDFIRTGTFEGTVEEIGLRTTKLKSFTGEIHILPNGSIVEVTNFSINNSIAVVDISVSYEGDIPKTEKILEELLQELPDKYEDMIKTPELLGVQMLGASEVVLRIVSEVLPMRHFYISRILRKEIKLRLDEHGIEIPYPRMVMYTRDEGNTEKQNG
- the yyaC gene encoding spore protease YyaC; the encoded protein is MNLKSKLFDLQKDDLSRIPYDREDARKSISVRLASLLPASNRPIVFICIGTDRSTGDSLGPLIGSKLHEKGMSLFHVYGTLDEPIHAVNLIEKVNMIQNTFNNPFIIGIDACLGRLKNVGIVTIDEGPVKPGAGVNKELIPIGDIHITGIVNVSGFMEFFVLQNTRLSLVMKMANSIADGIAETEKNLLRRREIIDLANQDTLTN
- a CDS encoding DUF554 domain-containing protein, with the protein product MVLLGTIVNGLCIILGTLLGKLLHRIPEKMKTTVMHGIGLAVIILGIQMGLKSNQFLIVIFSLVIGAVLGEWWDLDGKLNKLGLWIERKIGAKGEGSIAKGFVTATLIFVIGAMAIIGSLDSGLRQDHRVLYTKSIIDGFTSLVLATTLGIGVLFSAVPVMLYQGSIALFATQIEKWIPTDLMDAFIADMTATGGLMILAIGLNLLGITTIRVANLLPGILVTAGLVTCVYYWSSMVHFVQTFL
- a CDS encoding ParB/RepB/Spo0J family partition protein; its protein translation is MAKGLGKGINALFSTMEVGKEEIVQEVKIKDLRPNPYQPRKTFNPEAISELKESILTHGILQPIIVRKSIKGFEIVAGERRFRAAKEAKFAVVPVVVRDLNEQQMMEIALLENLQREDLTPIEEAIAYQSLIDHLKLTQEQLAQRLGKSRPHIANHLRLLALPNPIQDLISDGQLSMGHGRTLLGLKNKEKLPAVVEKVIKEKLNVRQLELLVTEINENVSRETLKPKKEKNIFIRERESLLRERFGTSVSIKQNKKKGKIEIEFFSNDDLERILELLDPSNVS